Part of the Girardinichthys multiradiatus isolate DD_20200921_A chromosome 14, DD_fGirMul_XY1, whole genome shotgun sequence genome is shown below.
GAACTCTAATTCCTCTTGTTATggattaaaatagattttttggaCAACTATCCTCTCCAGTATCAGATACTATGCAGCGGtaaggatttttgctgatacatttttacttttggacatttgttatagTACATAACCATAGtaacaaggtttttttttttttttttacaaccaggagcagctgattaatatcccaaaagctcaaataatacttcaaaaCAGCTTAGTTCAGATCTTTGAGTAGATGCCTTCTCTAGAGGAAGTTGCTGTTCATCTCAGACTGATATTATATTTTGCTGCAAACAGCATCAGAAGTTATGGTGATGAGATGACCTCTTTCTGCTGCTTCCTGCAGACTCTGGTGGCCAAAATGTTGGGCCTTTTCTGAGCTTTCTGAGCTTCagaggttttcttttttcatgacTTTTGCAGAAACAAGACGTTCACGTGTTTGGACCTGGAGATGACTGCGTTAGCAGGAAGCTGTGGTGTTTCTGACACATTCATCAGAAGTGTTATGAACACCCCCCAATGGGTTAAGTGTCTCTCTGTCAGTACAGCAGCTCAGGATGGAGGTAACAGTGCTCTGTGCTGTTGTTGGTGAGTAAAAATAACTTCTAATTTTCTTCAAAAACACTCTTTACACTCATATTAAGAAGCTAGCTTGTGTTTCATTGATTCTAAGACTGatgttttagatttagattttaatttttaacttCTTTATGAAGAAGTAATTCCAAATGATCGTTCTCtgactaaacaaaaaaactgaagaaacatcttctgctgAATAAGTAGTTTATTAATGGAAAAAGCTTTATTGTTCCTCCAGATGAGTTAGTTTCCTCCTTTAGTGTTTTCTCTTTGATCATTAGTGGTGTTTCAGGCCGAATTGATTATATCCGCTGAGCAACCATCACTGTACCCAGCTTCCAGCTGCAGCTGCATTAACTGTACTTCCTCAGTTGGTCGACAGAATAACTGCagataaatgtgatttttatgtttataaatGAAATTCAGCATTTATTGTTTTCCAGTTTAAATCAATCAGAAACAGATTCTGAAGAACATTTctttattgtagtttttttcctctttgcagCTTGTCTGAGACTCCTTCCCAGCAGATCCCAGTTCTTCCAGTATGAGAATGTTGTTCTTAGCTGTGAGGGAAACTCGACTGAGTGGAGAGTCAGAAGAAAGACATCAAAAAAAATTTATGAACTCTGTCCCTCCTATCCATCGAAAAGAAATGACTCTACATGCGTCTTAAATGATCTATATGAACAAGACTCAGGAGTTTACTGGTGTGAATCTGAAGCAGGAGAACGCAGCAATGAAGTCAACATCACTGTAACAGGTGGGTTAAAACAGAGCAGAAGCTGATCTGGACTCAGACTGATTCAGTTTGAGGAGAGCTGATCTGTTTGTAGTCTGGCAGAGAGAAAAGTCCTCTAAATATCAAACAGGATGAAGTTACATTTATACAAAAGTGTGAGTTGCATCATATCTCGTCTGTCTTTATGATGTCAAAGTTTGTGGGTTGGTTTCTCAAACTTTACTCCAGcttcacattacagccacatttattttgtgataAGAATCTACATCAGATTTGATCCTTTCAGCTTTGTCATTATTTCTGTCGCTCCTCATGTAATCACAGCAATATGTTGAAAGCTaacaatatgtaaaaatgtttgcattaaAGACACACATGTGGGGGGATTAGTTATGGATGTGAAGGAGCTCAGATGTGATCTTGATCAGTTCCAGGTGTGAGAAAGAAACACAGAACCAGTTTCTAGTTCTGCTGTTTTATGATCCTGTAAGagtatatctgggtgagaaagCTCAGAGCTCATGGGCTCATATGCACACTGTCATGTATGTGAGTTCCTCCCTGGAAACAGGAGTAAAACATGCTCATAAAAGCTTTCTCACTTCAGTCTTGTTATTTAAAACTTGTTTGCCACAACATTGTGTTTCTCAGATGGAGAATTGATCCTGGAGAGTCCTGAACATCCAGTTAGTGAAGGGGAAAACCTAACCTTTCACTGCAGAGCCAGGACATCTTTCTCCAATCAAACTCATTTCTATAAAAACGAGGAGCTCATCGGGAGCAGCTCTACGGGAAACTTCACCATCCAAAGTGTTTCTAAATCTGATGAAGGCCTCTACAAGTGTAACGTCTCTGGACTCGGAGAATCGGAAGAAAGATGGCTGACTGTCAGAGGTGAGAAGGATGcctagaaaatgtaaaaacacgTTTTAAAGAGTTGTCTCTGTTTGTGTTAGTTTGCAGTTTTAAGTTATAGTTTTATAGATCTTATTTATGGAATGTAAAGAGttcaacaaaacatgttttctttgttatCATACTTTAAATTACAGCctctatatttttatttttttgtgaaatttgtaACCTATGAAAGTGCTCATTGGATTAGACTGGTGTGAATCCAATTG
Proteins encoded:
- the LOC124881269 gene encoding low affinity immunoglobulin gamma Fc region receptor III-like; translation: MEVTVLCAVVACLRLLPSRSQFFQYENVVLSCEGNSTEWRVRRKTSKKIYELCPSYPSKRNDSTCVLNDLYEQDSGVYWCESEAGERSNEVNITVTDGELILESPEHPVSEGENLTFHCRARTSFSNQTHFYKNEELIGSSSTGNFTIQSVSKSDEGLYKCNVSGLGESEERWLTVRGCSPQTPTASLAHIVLPVVVCILSKLGAIFPCNPCNNY